From a single Flavobacterium sp. genomic region:
- a CDS encoding VF530 family protein, whose protein sequence is MITLWNVLQENKKMSNDPLHGKPLKEIVEQLVNFYGFDTLAELININCFKENPSVNSSLKFLRKTDWARKKVEELYVRTLPKF, encoded by the coding sequence ATGATCACATTATGGAATGTTTTACAAGAAAATAAGAAAATGAGCAACGACCCACTTCACGGAAAACCTTTAAAGGAAATTGTAGAACAATTAGTAAATTTCTACGGCTTTGACACCTTAGCCGAATTAATCAACATCAACTGTTTTAAAGAAAATCCATCTGTAAATTCTAGTTTAAAATTCTTAAGAAAAACGGATTGGGCTAGAAAAAAAGTGGAAGAATTGTATGTTAGAACTTTGCCGAAGTTTTAA
- the aat gene encoding leucyl/phenylalanyl-tRNA--protein transferase has translation MYFLTKELYFPPAETASFDGIVAVGGDLSPERLVLAYNSGIFPWFDDDEPILWWSPPERMVLFFEDLKISKSMRNIINQRKFKVTFNTAFRDVILNCKKISRKDQPGTWITNDMVEAYCKLHELGIAKSVEVWQDDELVGGLYGVDLGHIFCGESMFSKVSNASKLAFIALAKQLELANYRLLDCQVYNDHLASLGCVEIEREDFLMVLKS, from the coding sequence ATGTATTTTCTAACCAAAGAATTATATTTTCCTCCAGCTGAAACTGCTTCCTTCGATGGAATTGTGGCAGTAGGCGGCGATTTGTCACCTGAAAGATTGGTATTGGCTTATAATTCGGGCATATTTCCTTGGTTTGATGACGACGAGCCTATTTTGTGGTGGAGTCCGCCTGAGCGTATGGTGTTGTTTTTTGAAGATTTGAAAATTTCGAAAAGTATGCGTAACATCATCAATCAAAGAAAATTCAAAGTTACTTTCAATACTGCTTTTAGAGATGTAATACTCAACTGCAAAAAGATTTCTCGAAAAGATCAACCAGGAACTTGGATAACCAATGATATGGTTGAAGCTTATTGCAAATTACATGAATTAGGTATTGCAAAAAGTGTCGAGGTTTGGCAAGATGATGAATTGGTAGGTGGTTTGTATGGCGTAGATTTGGGTCACATTTTTTGCGGCGAAAGCATGTTTTCAAAAGTTTCTAATGCCAGTAAATTGGCTTTTATCGCCTTAGCAAAACAATTAGAATTGGCTAATTATCGTTTGTTAGATTGTCAAGTTTACAATGATCATTTAGCAAGTTTAGGTTGCGTAGAGATTGAAAGAGAAGATTTTTTGATGGTGTTGAAATCTTAA
- a CDS encoding DUF3127 domain-containing protein, which yields MEVLGRVRLINPVQQVSASFKKRELVVTTEEQYPQHILIEFAQDKTDLLNNYNVGEQVKVSINLRGREWVNPQGETKFFNSIQGWRIEKVQAEAPSAPQMPPMPASEAFEPATNFKEEEHDDLPF from the coding sequence ATGGAAGTTTTAGGAAGAGTAAGATTAATTAATCCTGTACAACAAGTTAGTGCTTCTTTCAAAAAAAGAGAGCTTGTAGTTACTACAGAAGAGCAATATCCTCAACATATTTTGATTGAGTTTGCACAAGACAAAACAGATTTGTTAAACAATTATAATGTTGGAGAGCAAGTAAAAGTATCCATCAATTTAAGAGGAAGAGAATGGGTTAATCCACAAGGAGAAACTAAATTTTTTAACTCTATCCAAGGTTGGAGAATTGAAAAAGTACAAGCTGAAGCACCAAGTGCACCTCAAATGCCACCAATGCCAGCCTCTGAAGCTTTTGAACCAGCAACTAATTTCAAAGAAGAAGAGCACGACGATTTACCTTTTTAA
- a CDS encoding flavin reductase family protein: protein MLSIDPKEIAPAKLQGYLQSAVAPRPIAFASTMDSNGNPNLSPFSFFNVFSSNPPILIFSPARRVRDNTTKHTLINAQNTKEVVINVVNYDIVQQMSLSSTEYPEGVNEFEKAGFTMLKSDKVKPFRVAESPVQFECKINDVIALGDQGGAGNLVICEVVKIHINEAVLDATGMIDQYKIDLVARMGGNWYSRSNVGMFEVEKPLTTLGVGVDVIPDFFKESTYFNGNDLGKLGNIENIPTEEEIAIFVKENFEVKAVLSSDDMDTKFQKAKEYVDNGRAIDAWKLLLAKK, encoded by the coding sequence ATGTTAAGCATCGATCCAAAAGAAATAGCGCCAGCAAAATTACAAGGATATTTACAAAGTGCAGTTGCACCAAGACCAATTGCCTTTGCTAGCACCATGGATAGTAATGGAAATCCGAATTTATCGCCATTTAGTTTTTTTAATGTATTTAGTTCAAACCCTCCAATTTTGATTTTTTCGCCAGCAAGACGCGTGCGTGATAATACTACTAAGCACACTTTAATTAATGCACAAAACACCAAAGAAGTCGTAATTAATGTTGTGAATTATGATATCGTACAACAAATGTCATTATCAAGTACCGAATATCCAGAGGGTGTAAATGAGTTTGAAAAAGCCGGATTTACGATGCTAAAATCAGATAAAGTGAAACCATTTCGTGTAGCAGAAAGTCCAGTGCAATTTGAGTGTAAAATTAACGATGTAATTGCGTTAGGTGACCAAGGCGGAGCTGGAAATTTAGTGATTTGTGAAGTGGTTAAAATTCATATTAATGAAGCTGTTTTAGATGCGACAGGAATGATTGACCAATACAAAATTGATTTGGTTGCCCGAATGGGAGGAAACTGGTACAGTCGTTCAAATGTAGGTATGTTTGAAGTAGAAAAGCCATTGACAACTTTAGGTGTTGGGGTGGATGTAATTCCTGATTTCTTTAAAGAAAGCACTTATTTTAACGGTAACGATTTAGGAAAATTAGGGAATATAGAAAATATTCCAACTGAAGAAGAAATTGCTATATTTGTAAAAGAAAATTTTGAAGTTAAAGCGGTTTTAAGTTCCGATGATATGGATACAAAATTTCAAAAAGCAAAAGAATATGTAGATAATGGAAGAGCTATCGATGCTTGGAAATTGTTATTAGCAAAAAAATAA
- a CDS encoding sensor histidine kinase, whose protein sequence is MQFSEKRNLTRWFIILASFFIVILILWNTYNFFQIFKNEERAKMEFWASALTTVANANENSDLDLPLEIISKNTTIPIFITDNNDKIIDSNNIDEAITKDSIALKKYFNSIKNDNLPIKMESSKSKYQLVYYGDSPLLNKLKYYPVALLLIIILFGAVVYNFYRATKMATQNKLWAGMAKETAHQIGTPLSSLIGWLEILKLENVEESTIIEIEKDINRLQTITDRFSKIGSEPSLEKRDIIEETKSSFDYLQSRVSKQVVFTFLSPEHPIYVAINPALHSWTIENLVKNAIDAMKGKGSLTIAISELENEVKIKITDTGKGIPKNQFGKVFEPGFTTKKRGWGLGLSLTKRIVQEYHKGKIRVIHSEIGKGTTMQISYRKEN, encoded by the coding sequence ATGCAGTTTTCAGAAAAACGAAATCTTACGCGATGGTTTATTATACTTGCTTCCTTTTTCATCGTAATCTTAATACTTTGGAATACCTATAATTTTTTCCAGATTTTCAAAAATGAAGAGCGTGCAAAAATGGAATTTTGGGCAAGTGCCTTAACTACTGTTGCAAATGCTAATGAAAATTCAGATTTAGATTTACCGCTTGAAATTATAAGTAAAAACACTACGATTCCAATTTTTATCACCGACAATAATGATAAAATTATTGATTCTAATAATATTGACGAAGCCATTACGAAAGATAGCATTGCTTTAAAAAAATACTTTAATTCGATAAAAAACGATAATTTACCCATTAAAATGGAAAGCTCTAAAAGCAAATATCAATTGGTTTATTATGGCGATTCTCCCCTTTTAAATAAGTTGAAATATTATCCGGTTGCTTTATTACTAATTATTATTTTATTTGGTGCCGTTGTTTATAATTTTTATCGCGCCACTAAAATGGCTACCCAAAACAAACTTTGGGCAGGAATGGCTAAGGAAACAGCGCATCAAATTGGCACACCATTATCTTCATTAATTGGTTGGTTAGAAATTTTAAAATTAGAAAATGTAGAAGAGAGTACCATTATAGAAATTGAAAAAGACATCAATCGATTACAAACCATAACCGATCGATTTTCAAAAATTGGTAGCGAACCTTCTTTAGAAAAAAGAGACATTATTGAAGAAACTAAAAGTTCTTTTGATTATTTACAATCACGTGTTTCAAAACAAGTGGTATTTACTTTCTTGTCGCCAGAACATCCTATTTATGTCGCCATTAATCCTGCATTACACAGCTGGACGATTGAGAATTTAGTTAAAAACGCAATTGATGCTATGAAAGGCAAAGGAAGTTTAACTATCGCTATTTCTGAATTAGAAAATGAAGTTAAAATAAAAATTACAGATACCGGTAAAGGAATTCCAAAAAACCAGTTTGGAAAAGTATTTGAACCTGGATTTACAACCAAAAAACGCGGTTGGGGTTTAGGACTATCATTAACTAAACGAATTGTTCAAGAATACCACAAAGGAAAAATTAGAGTAATTCATTCTGAAATAGGAAAAGGAACTACAATGCAGATTAGTTACAGGAAAGAAAATTAA
- a CDS encoding HIT family protein yields the protein MASIFTKIVNGEIPCYKIAEDENYLAFLDVNPNAKGHTLCIPKQEINKIFDMDETLYLGLMKFSRKVAKALEKTVECKRIGVAVVGLEVPHVHVHLIPLQDMDDMRFQRKTSLTPQEFQELAQKAATYL from the coding sequence ATGGCAAGTATTTTCACTAAAATAGTAAACGGAGAAATTCCATGTTATAAAATTGCTGAAGACGAAAATTATTTAGCTTTTTTAGATGTGAATCCAAATGCAAAAGGACATACGCTTTGTATTCCAAAACAAGAGATTAATAAAATCTTTGATATGGATGAAACACTTTATTTAGGATTAATGAAGTTTTCACGAAAAGTAGCAAAGGCTCTTGAAAAAACCGTTGAGTGTAAACGAATTGGTGTGGCGGTCGTAGGACTTGAAGTGCCCCATGTTCATGTGCATTTAATACCACTTCAAGATATGGATGATATGCGTTTTCAACGAAAAACAAGCTTAACTCCACAAGAGTTTCAAGAATTAGCTCAAAAAGCAGCAACTTATTTATAA
- the greA gene encoding transcription elongation factor GreA yields the protein MSTVSYYTAEGLKKLRDELDQLKSIERPKASQAIAEARDKGDLSENAEYDAAKEAQGLLEMRISKMEEVVANARLIDESQLDLSKALVLSTVKIKNQANGMEMKYTLVAESEADLKTGKISVTSPIGKGLLGKSVGEVAEINVPNGVLKFDVLEITRD from the coding sequence ATGAGTACAGTATCTTATTACACAGCAGAAGGATTAAAAAAATTAAGAGACGAATTAGACCAACTTAAAAGTATAGAGCGACCTAAAGCATCGCAAGCCATTGCAGAAGCGCGAGATAAAGGAGATTTGTCTGAGAATGCAGAATATGATGCAGCAAAAGAAGCACAAGGATTATTAGAAATGAGAATTTCTAAAATGGAAGAAGTTGTTGCTAATGCACGTTTAATTGATGAATCGCAATTGGATTTATCAAAAGCATTGGTATTGTCAACAGTTAAAATTAAAAATCAAGCTAATGGTATGGAAATGAAATACACATTAGTGGCTGAAAGTGAAGCAGATTTAAAAACAGGAAAAATTTCTGTAACATCTCCTATCGGTAAAGGTTTGTTAGGGAAATCTGTTGGAGAAGTAGCAGAAATTAACGTACCAAACGGAGTTTTAAAATTTGACGTTTTAGAAATTACAAGAGACTAA
- a CDS encoding TonB-dependent receptor yields the protein MKTLLKQSTRYKVQSTKAYLSLFFIFFSLFSFSQEKPKDSLKTTELKEVTVSSVRAKDKNPITYTNLSKEDIAPRNLGQDVPVLLQYLPSVVSTTDAGNGVGYTYMRVRGADGSRINVTLNGVPFNDSESQGTFFVNLPDFASSLESVQLQRGVGTSTNGAGAFGASLNMQTKSFQEKAYAEVSNSVGSFATRKHTIAFGTGLHNNFEMNARISNIASDGFIDRATSNMFGYFFNTNYITEQSQVKFLAFGGKEKTYQAWYGIEDLEKLKNDRTFNPAGMYTDEFGNVQFYDNETDNYWQNHFQLHWTEKWSEKWISNAALHYTIGKGYFEQYKEDEDLTDYNLPDFNGNSISDLVRKRWLDNDFFGATFSLNYRTPKTDLLFGGAANRYLGKHFGEVVWTQSYIPNSNRYYDNYGNKNDVNFYTKASHNITSQLNLFADLQYRMVFYEATSVKFSDVNDTFRFFNPKAGVNYQLDTKNSFYGFLGVANKEPRRDDYESGSVKPERLIDYELGWKYNTQKVKISANAFYMNYKDQLVLTGALNDVGSPIFTNSGKSYRVGLEVESTIAIADKLILNPNVTLSQNKNQDFYFQRDGVLQNLGNTDIAFSPNIIVGNRLTFLPIKDFQISLLSKFVSEQYMGNIDSKQSKLGAYFVNDLNINYEWKINKSIKSIVISGLVNNIFDLEYESNGYFYTYDDDWSSPGNITTIEGAGFFPQAGINFLLGMSLKF from the coding sequence ATGAAAACTTTATTAAAACAAAGTACAAGGTACAAGGTACAAAGTACAAAGGCTTATTTAAGTCTATTTTTTATTTTCTTTTCTCTTTTTTCTTTTTCACAAGAAAAACCTAAAGACAGTCTAAAAACAACTGAACTAAAAGAAGTTACAGTTTCTTCTGTAAGAGCAAAAGATAAAAACCCAATCACTTATACAAATCTTTCAAAAGAAGATATTGCACCAAGAAATTTAGGTCAAGATGTGCCTGTATTGTTGCAATATTTGCCATCTGTAGTTAGTACAACCGATGCTGGAAATGGTGTAGGTTATACTTATATGAGAGTTCGTGGTGCTGATGGTTCTCGTATCAATGTTACTTTAAACGGAGTTCCCTTTAACGATAGTGAAAGTCAGGGAACCTTTTTTGTGAATTTACCCGATTTTGCTTCTTCTTTAGAAAGTGTTCAGCTACAGCGAGGAGTAGGAACTTCAACAAACGGAGCTGGAGCTTTTGGTGCGAGTTTAAATATGCAAACCAAATCGTTTCAAGAAAAAGCTTATGCTGAGGTTTCAAATTCCGTAGGGAGTTTTGCCACTCGAAAACATACAATAGCTTTTGGAACAGGTTTGCATAACAATTTTGAAATGAATGCACGTATTTCTAACATAGCTTCGGATGGATTTATTGACAGAGCAACATCAAATATGTTTGGTTATTTTTTTAACACCAATTATATTACTGAGCAATCACAAGTGAAATTTTTAGCTTTTGGCGGAAAAGAAAAAACATATCAGGCTTGGTATGGCATTGAAGACCTAGAGAAATTAAAAAATGACCGTACATTCAATCCAGCAGGAATGTATACAGATGAATTTGGAAATGTGCAATTCTATGATAATGAAACCGATAATTATTGGCAAAATCATTTTCAATTGCATTGGACAGAAAAGTGGTCTGAAAAATGGATTTCAAATGCAGCATTGCATTACACCATCGGAAAAGGTTATTTTGAACAATACAAAGAAGATGAAGATTTAACCGATTACAATTTACCTGATTTTAATGGGAATTCGATTTCAGATTTAGTCAGAAAGCGATGGTTAGATAACGATTTTTTTGGGGCAACTTTTTCATTAAATTATCGAACACCAAAAACGGATTTGTTATTTGGAGGAGCGGCCAATCGTTATTTAGGAAAACACTTTGGAGAGGTTGTTTGGACTCAAAGTTATATTCCAAATTCTAATCGTTACTACGATAATTATGGTAATAAAAATGATGTCAATTTCTATACAAAAGCATCTCATAATATTACAAGTCAACTGAATTTATTTGCTGATTTGCAATACCGAATGGTGTTTTATGAAGCAACAAGTGTTAAGTTTTCGGATGTGAATGATACTTTTCGTTTTTTTAATCCAAAAGCTGGGGTAAACTATCAATTAGATACTAAAAATTCCTTTTATGGCTTTTTAGGAGTTGCCAATAAAGAACCAAGACGCGATGATTATGAAAGCGGAAGCGTGAAACCAGAACGTTTAATAGATTATGAATTAGGTTGGAAATACAATACTCAAAAAGTAAAAATTAGTGCCAATGCTTTTTATATGAATTACAAAGACCAATTGGTTTTAACTGGTGCATTAAACGATGTGGGTTCTCCAATTTTTACTAACAGTGGAAAAAGTTATAGAGTAGGATTAGAAGTTGAGTCAACAATAGCAATTGCGGATAAATTAATTTTGAATCCAAACGTAACTTTGAGTCAAAATAAAAACCAAGACTTTTACTTTCAACGAGATGGTGTTTTACAAAATTTAGGTAACACAGATATTGCTTTTTCACCAAATATAATCGTTGGAAATCGATTGACTTTTTTGCCAATTAAGGATTTTCAAATTTCGCTTTTGTCCAAATTTGTAAGTGAACAATACATGGGGAATATCGATTCAAAGCAATCTAAATTGGGGGCTTATTTTGTCAATGATTTAAATATTAATTACGAATGGAAGATAAATAAATCCATCAAATCAATAGTTATATCAGGATTGGTAAACAATATTTTTGATTTAGAATACGAATCCAATGGTTATTTCTATACTTATGATGACGATTGGAGTAGTCCAGGAAATATTACAACAATTGAAGGAGCAGGATTTTTTCCGCAAGCGGGAATTAATTTCCTTTTAGGTATGAGTTTAAAATTTTAG
- the arfB gene encoding alternative ribosome rescue aminoacyl-tRNA hydrolase ArfB, which yields MDKSIIASEFSFKAVRSSGSGGQNVNKVSSKVVLTFDLVNSKGLKEEEKQLLQTKIATKLTQEGILIITSQEDRSQLKNKEIAIKKCFKLIENSLLVSKERKETKIPRAVKEKRLNAKKVMSVLKQNRKKPNY from the coding sequence ATGGATAAATCAATTATCGCATCTGAGTTTTCATTTAAAGCAGTGAGGAGTAGTGGTTCAGGTGGACAAAATGTAAATAAAGTGTCGTCAAAAGTGGTGCTGACTTTCGATTTAGTCAATTCAAAAGGATTAAAAGAGGAAGAGAAACAATTACTTCAAACTAAAATAGCTACCAAACTTACGCAAGAAGGCATATTAATTATAACAAGCCAAGAAGACAGAAGTCAATTAAAAAATAAAGAAATTGCAATTAAAAAATGTTTTAAATTAATTGAAAATAGCTTACTGGTTTCTAAAGAACGCAAGGAAACTAAAATTCCAAGAGCTGTAAAAGAAAAGCGCCTCAATGCAAAAAAAGTAATGAGCGTTTTAAAACAAAACAGGAAAAAGCCAAACTATTAA
- a CDS encoding DUF4301 family protein → MEKIFTEADLKYIKERGNSIDKVEQQLALFIQGIPKINLVKSATVGDGIWRFSESEINLFVTYFDRHKDKYTIEKFVPASGAATRMFKFLNEFLNEFDAENDTINSYINKKNAKDVSIFIFGLNNFPFHRELKKKTLDLFPDYYSLSNDKRHYALIKTLLSEEGLNYAQKPKGILPFHFKADTIVTPIEENIFEAEFFKSSNDKTKIHFTINKEFQFEFEKITNLFSDYEINFSYQDQSSDTLAVNDDNTPFRLDDNTLFFRPGGHGALIENLNALQSDVIYIKNIDNVSQNHSDVITLYKKLLGGVLFRMQYQIFDYLNKLYSGNLTEDEITEIKDFAENKAAFPLPEEFNYFQTTYKIEYLIKVLNRPIRVCGMVKNEGEPGGGPFWVQDEKGRYTLQIVESSQIDTNNKTQKKIAKRATHFNPVDIVCGVKNHKGDKFDLTQFVDPKTAFITEKTKDGKSIKAFELPGLWNGAMAKWTTIFVEVPLETFNPVKTVNDLLKSSHQPDNG, encoded by the coding sequence ATGGAGAAAATTTTTACAGAAGCAGATTTAAAATATATAAAGGAAAGAGGCAATTCTATTGATAAAGTGGAGCAACAATTGGCTCTTTTTATACAAGGAATTCCTAAAATTAATTTAGTAAAATCGGCAACCGTTGGCGATGGTATTTGGCGTTTTTCAGAAAGCGAAATTAATTTGTTTGTAACTTATTTTGATAGGCATAAAGATAAATATACCATAGAGAAATTTGTTCCTGCTTCGGGAGCGGCAACTCGTATGTTTAAGTTTTTAAATGAGTTTTTAAATGAATTTGATGCCGAAAATGACACTATAAATAGTTACATCAACAAAAAAAACGCAAAAGATGTTTCTATATTTATTTTTGGATTAAATAACTTTCCTTTTCACAGAGAATTAAAAAAGAAAACACTCGATTTATTTCCTGATTATTATTCCTTGTCTAATGATAAAAGGCATTATGCTTTAATTAAAACGTTGCTGAGTGAAGAGGGTTTAAATTATGCTCAAAAACCTAAAGGAATTTTGCCTTTTCATTTTAAAGCCGATACTATTGTTACTCCTATTGAAGAAAATATTTTTGAAGCAGAGTTTTTTAAAAGTTCAAATGATAAAACTAAAATTCATTTTACGATAAATAAAGAATTTCAATTCGAATTTGAGAAAATAACGAATCTTTTCTCTGATTATGAAATTAACTTTTCTTATCAAGATCAATCGTCAGATACTTTAGCGGTTAATGATGATAATACGCCATTTCGTTTAGATGATAATACGTTGTTTTTTAGACCTGGCGGGCATGGTGCTTTGATTGAAAATTTAAATGCGCTTCAATCAGATGTGATTTATATTAAAAATATAGATAATGTTTCTCAAAATCATTCAGATGTAATAACACTTTACAAGAAATTATTAGGAGGCGTATTGTTTAGAATGCAATATCAAATTTTTGATTATTTAAATAAGTTGTATAGCGGAAATTTAACGGAAGATGAAATAACTGAAATTAAAGATTTTGCCGAAAATAAAGCAGCTTTTCCATTGCCTGAGGAATTTAATTATTTTCAGACAACTTATAAAATTGAATATTTAATTAAAGTATTAAACCGTCCAATTCGTGTTTGTGGAATGGTTAAAAATGAAGGTGAACCTGGCGGTGGGCCATTTTGGGTGCAAGATGAAAAAGGTCGATATACGCTTCAAATTGTTGAATCATCTCAAATAGATACCAACAACAAAACTCAAAAGAAAATTGCTAAAAGAGCTACACATTTTAATCCGGTTGATATTGTTTGTGGTGTAAAAAATCATAAAGGGGATAAATTTGATTTAACTCAATTTGTAGATCCAAAAACGGCATTTATTACAGAAAAAACAAAAGACGGAAAATCTATAAAAGCATTCGAATTGCCTGGATTATGGAATGGTGCTATGGCTAAATGGACGACAATTTTTGTTGAGGTGCCATTAGAGACTTTCAATCCGGTTAAAACAGTAAATGACTTATTAAAATCGTCACATCAACCTGATAATGGATAA
- the pnuC gene encoding nicotinamide riboside transporter PnuC, with protein sequence MIEFLFSQYKDYSNVFIFLELTAVVFGIISVLFARKNNILVYPTGLVSTLIYVYILLEWKLFGDFIINIYYSIMSILGWYLWTQKKNGATEFPISVMNRKDYLISSVIFTGTLLFVALVYYFFDKFTHWTAYVDTLTTALFFVGMWLMAKRKIENWLLWIVADIISVPLYFYKGLTFSSIQFLLFTIIAILGYIEWRKFLQKQI encoded by the coding sequence ATGATAGAATTTTTATTTTCTCAATATAAAGACTATTCTAATGTTTTTATTTTTCTCGAATTAACCGCTGTAGTTTTTGGAATAATAAGTGTTTTATTTGCTAGAAAAAACAATATTTTAGTTTATCCAACGGGTTTAGTAAGTACCCTGATTTATGTGTATATTTTATTAGAATGGAAATTATTTGGCGATTTTATCATTAATATTTATTATTCTATAATGAGTATTTTAGGATGGTATTTATGGACCCAAAAAAAAAATGGAGCTACTGAATTTCCAATTTCAGTAATGAATCGAAAAGATTATTTGATTTCAAGTGTAATTTTTACAGGAACCTTACTTTTTGTTGCTTTAGTTTACTATTTTTTTGATAAATTTACCCATTGGACAGCTTATGTTGATACGCTTACAACTGCTTTGTTTTTTGTAGGAATGTGGCTCATGGCCAAACGAAAAATTGAAAACTGGTTACTTTGGATTGTTGCTGATATTATTTCGGTTCCTTTGTATTTTTATAAGGGACTAACATTTTCAAGCATACAATTTTTATTATTTACAATTATTGCTATTTTAGGCTATATAGAATGGAGAAAATTTTTACAGAAGCAGATTTAA
- a CDS encoding geranylgeranylglyceryl/heptaprenylglyceryl phosphate synthase, with the protein MQNLYSNILLAKKNRQKLLAVLIDPEKVSIEQAVVLGEKIKKSLATHIFVGGSTFNGTHLDELISVIKTTTQLPVLIFPGHPSQISNEADGILFLSLLSGRNPEYLIEHHINSVEILVQSKLEIIPTGYLLIDGGKETAVQRVSQTLPIEQDNIELAYKTAKAGEFLGKKLIYLEAGSGANQHVSLEMVQYVAQNIDVPLIVGGGIRSMTTIQDIYSAGADLVVIGTAFENDHNFFSI; encoded by the coding sequence ATGCAAAATCTATATTCAAATATACTTCTAGCCAAAAAGAATCGTCAGAAGCTATTAGCTGTTTTAATTGATCCTGAAAAGGTTTCAATTGAACAAGCGGTGGTGTTGGGTGAGAAAATTAAAAAATCGCTTGCCACACATATTTTTGTGGGTGGAAGTACTTTCAATGGAACGCATTTAGATGAATTGATTTCCGTTATTAAAACAACTACTCAATTACCAGTATTAATTTTTCCAGGACATCCTTCGCAAATTTCAAATGAAGCAGATGGAATTTTATTTTTGAGTTTACTCTCAGGCAGAAATCCAGAATATTTAATTGAACATCATATAAATTCAGTTGAAATATTAGTGCAATCTAAATTGGAGATTATTCCCACAGGTTATTTGTTAATTGATGGAGGAAAAGAAACTGCTGTGCAACGTGTAAGTCAAACGCTACCAATTGAACAAGACAATATCGAATTGGCATATAAAACCGCAAAAGCAGGCGAATTTCTTGGAAAAAAGTTGATATATTTAGAGGCAGGAAGCGGTGCTAACCAGCATGTTTCTTTAGAAATGGTGCAATATGTAGCTCAAAATATTGATGTTCCTTTGATTGTGGGCGGCGGAATTCGTTCAATGACAACCATTCAAGATATTTACTCGGCAGGGGCAGATTTGGTAGTAATTGGAACTGCTTTTGAAAACGATCATAATTTCTTTTCAATATGA
- a CDS encoding 4'-phosphopantetheinyl transferase family protein has product MPIYKTLHINETTTAYFWHITEDVTSLFRAVSLKDTSLFRLKGMKSEAHQRGFLAVRMLLQHLGYTDYDLIYDASGKPHLVDGKQISISHSHEFSCICISTELMGIDIEKLKEKTLKIAPRFLEMKHLKNLSTPDKIAKATVIWGVKESIFKIKNEVGISFPEHIFEDEFNLIDGKCSAILQFNNQIEKFKIHFYNVEAYIFVCAFPKK; this is encoded by the coding sequence ATGCCGATATATAAAACCTTACATATAAACGAAACTACCACGGCGTACTTTTGGCATATTACTGAAGACGTAACTTCATTATTTAGAGCAGTTTCGTTAAAAGACACCTCTCTTTTTCGCTTAAAAGGAATGAAATCTGAAGCCCATCAAAGAGGGTTTTTAGCTGTTCGAATGTTATTGCAACATTTGGGTTACACCGATTACGATTTGATATATGATGCATCGGGAAAACCACATTTAGTTGATGGAAAACAGATATCAATTTCTCATTCTCATGAATTTTCGTGTATTTGTATAAGTACCGAATTAATGGGAATTGATATTGAAAAACTAAAAGAAAAAACACTTAAAATAGCGCCAAGGTTTTTAGAGATGAAGCATTTGAAAAATCTTTCTACTCCAGATAAAATTGCAAAAGCAACAGTCATTTGGGGAGTAAAAGAGTCTATTTTTAAAATTAAAAATGAAGTTGGAATTAGTTTTCCAGAACATATTTTTGAAGATGAATTTAATTTAATTGATGGGAAATGTTCAGCTATTTTGCAATTTAATAACCAAATAGAAAAGTTCAAGATTCATTTTTATAACGTAGAAGCATATATCTTTGTGTGTGCTTTCCCAAAAAAATAA